The Populus nigra chromosome 14, ddPopNigr1.1, whole genome shotgun sequence genome has a segment encoding these proteins:
- the LOC133673414 gene encoding protein FAR1-RELATED SEQUENCE 5-like, with translation MTSTTDRRSFLDIDEGSDEEMFESFGEHEASQDGLLQQCISQRVVDNGMILTESSMENISVDGLEPYTGMTFPSLDDARDFYYEYAKRTGFTIRTNRIRHSLKSMAVIGRDFVCSREGFRAAKHSLRKDRVLPPRPVTREGCKAMIRLAARDGGKWVVTKFVQEHNHKLMTHCKFLGELPTINILSEEEKDKKIQDLYGELQRERERSAAFQQQLCMILKDLKEHEEFVSLRVEDIIKTLKEIELGVL, from the exons ATGACTAGCACTACTGATCGGCGCAGTTTTCTGGATATTGATGAAGGTTCAGATGAGGAAATGTTTGAAAGTTTTGGTGAACATGAAGCTTCACAAGATGGGTTGTTGCAGCAATGCATTTCACAGCGTGTTGTGGATAATGGCATGATTTTGACAGAATCATCTATGGAAAATATAAGTGTGGATGGTTTAGAACCGTATACTGGGATGACTTTTCCATCTTTAGATGATGCAAGAGATTTCTATTATGAATATGCCAAGCGAACAGGTTTCACCATTCGAACAAATCGGATCAGACATTCACTAAAGAGCATGGCAGTTATAGGACGTGACTTTGTTTGTTCAAGAGAAGGCTTTCGTGCTGCAAAGCACTCGCTGAGAAAAGACAGAGTTCTTCCTCCACGTCCAGTTACAAGAGAAGGTTGCAAAGCCATGATAAGACTGGCAGCAAGGGATGGAGGGAAATGGGTAGTTACCAAATTTGTGCAAGAGCACAATCACAAGCTAATGACTCACTGTAAATTTCTTGGAGAATTGCCAACTATAAATATACTTAGCGAG gaagaaaaggataagaaGATCCAGGACTTGTATGGTGAGCTTCAGCGCGAAAGAGAACGATCTGCAGCATTCCAACAACAGCTATGCATGATTCTCAAAGATCTCAAGGAACACGAGGAATTCGTGTCTTTAAGAGTTGAAGATATAATTAAGactttgaaagaaattgaacttggtgttttatag
- the LOC133672979 gene encoding protein FAR1-RELATED SEQUENCE 5-like encodes MMASTSGEQFNSNRNYRCWLAETFDDQETADDELAGNLDGNDNIIQQSIQDFPVSLEPFEPFIGMEFESAEDAREFYELYGRRMGFTIRNNRTRRSLKDNSIIGREFVCSKEGFRGGKSPKGENRVFQSRPITREGCNAMLRIAVKDGGKWVIYGFIKEHNHDLNPSKIPPRRSHRIAFSEDEKDLKIRELSTELHREKKKSAAYQKQLQMVLTYIEEHTQRLSLKAEVVANKVKELESEEPEDPDSD; translated from the exons ATGATGGCAAGCACCTCTGGTGAACAATTTAATTCTAACAGAAATTATAGATGTTGGCTGGCTGAAACTTTTGATGACCAAGAAACAGCAGATGATGAATTAGCTGGTAATCTTGATGGAAATGATAACATAATTCAGCAATCTATTCAAGATTTTCCAGTAAGTTTGGAGCCATTTGAACCATTTATCGGAATGGAGTTTGAATCAGCAGAGGATGCTAGGGAATTTTATGAGTTGTATGGCAGGCGAATGGGCTTTACCATACGTAACAATCGTACACGTAGGTCACTCAAAGATAACTCAATAATTGGTCGAGAGTTTGTTTGCTCAAAAGAAGGCTTTCGTGGAGGAAAGAGTCCGAAGGGAGAAAACAGAGTTTTTCAATCACGGCCAATCACAAGGGAGGGATGCAATGCAATGTTGAGGATAGCTGTAAAGGATGGAGGGAAATGGGTTATTTATGGTTTCATAAAAGAACACAATCATGATCTTAATCCTAGTAAAATACCACCTCGCCGCTCACACAGGATTGCATTTAGTGAG GATGAGAAAGATCTCAAAATCCGAGAGCTATCCACTGAGCTGCATcgagagaaaaagaaatctgCTGCTTATCAAAAGCAGCTACAGATGGTTTTAACATATATCGAGGAGCACACACAACGTTTATCACTTAAGGCTGAAGTTGTGGCTAACAAAGTGAAAGAACTTGAGTCTGAAGAGCCAGAAGATCCAGATTCTGACTAA
- the LOC133672859 gene encoding protein FAR1-RELATED SEQUENCE 5-like — protein sequence MDKQSVHGFDSNDSDLDLHGEAYECGRIEDELQNNLDFCVDEDDKTSVQCIELAVNAEGLEPCEGMEFNSRDEAREFYISYGRCTGFTVRIHHNRRSRVNNQVIGQDFVCSKEGFRAKKYVHRKDRILPPPPITREGCGAMIRLALKGEKWVVTKFVKEHTHTLMSPSKVPWRGSGKQLISEDEKDKRIRELSLELYNERQKCKRRCAVYEEQLNMILQDLEKHTEHVSKKVDDVVKSIREIEEEHSDDSNSE from the exons ATGGATAAACAATCTGTTCATGGGTTTGATTCCAATGACAGTGACCTGGATTTGCATGGTGAAGCCTATGAATGTGGAAGGATAGAAGATGAGCTTCAAAATAACTTGGATTTCTGTGTAGATGAAGATGACAAGACATCTGTGCAATGTATTGAACTAGCTGTAAACGCTGAAGGTTTAGAACCATGTGAAGGTATGGAGTTCAACTCAAGAGATGAGGCCAGAGAATTTTACATTTCCTATGGCAGATGCACTGGTTTTACTGTACGTATACACCATAATCGACGCTCTCGGGTTAACAATCAGGTTATTGGTCAAGATTTTGTTTGTTCCAAAGAAGGATTTCGAGCCAAAAAGTATGTACATAGGAAAGACAGAATTCTTCCCCCACCACCAATCACTCGGGAGGGCTGTGGAGCAATGATAAGGTTAGCCTTGAAAGGAGAAAAGTGGGTTGTCACCAAATTTGTCAAGGAGCACACTCATACACTAATGAGTCCCAGTAAAGTTCCATGGCGAGGATCTGGGAAGCAATTAATCAGTGAG gATGAGAAGGATAAAAGAATCCGTGAACTATCACTCGAGTTGTATAATGAGAGACAAAAATGTAAACGAAGGTGTGCTGTATATGAAGAACAGTTAAATATGATTCTACAAGATTTGGAAAAACATACAGAACATGTCTCTAAGAAAGTTGATGATGTTGTCAAGAGCATTAGAGAAATTGAGGAGGAACATTCAGATGACTCCAACAGCGAATGA
- the LOC133673415 gene encoding calmodulin-like protein 3: MRAILLRIFLLYNLLNSFLLSLVPKKLRFLLPTSWYHHPLQAITNTKKPSSLLPSSSNFVLKRMDQAELKRVFQMFDRNGDGRITQKELNDSLENIGIFIPDKELTQMIEKIDVNGDGCVDIDEFGELYQSLMDEKDEEEDMREAFNVFDQNGDGFITVDELRSVLASLGLKQGRTFEDCKRMIMKVDVDGDGMVDYREFKKMMKGGGFSAVG; encoded by the coding sequence ATGCGAGCTATCTTGCTTAGGATTTTCCTTCTTTACAATCTTCTGAACTCTTTCCTCCTCTCCTTGGTCCCCAAGAAACTTAGGTTTCTCCTCCCCACTTCTTGGTACCACCATCCCCTCCAAGCCATTACCAACACCAAGAAACCCTCTTCTTTGTTGCCATCATCgtctaattttgttttgaaaagaatGGACCAAGCTgagttgaagagagtttttcAGATGTTTGATAGGAATGGAGATGGGAGGATCACGCAGAAGGAGTTGAATGATTCCTTAGAGAATATTGGTATCTTTATCCCTGATAAAGAGCTGACTCAAATGATTGAAAAGATTGATGTCAATGGTGATGGTTGTGTGGATATTGATGAGTTTGGTGAATTGTATCAGTCACTCATGGATGAGAAAGATGAGGAGGAGGACATGAGGGAggcttttaatgtttttgatcaAAATGGTGATGGTTTTATTACTGTTGATGAGTTGAGGTCTGTTTTAGCCTCACTTGGTCTTAAACAAGGGAGGACTTTTGAGGATTGTAAGAGGATGAtaatgaaggtggatgttgATGGTGATGGAATGGTGGATTACAGGGAGTTTAAGAAGATGATGAAGGGTGGTGGTTTTAGTGCTGTGGGTTAA